TCGATCGGATCGTCGTCACCGTCACTGGCCGGCAACCAGGGCCGAACCAGCCACTCGCGGACGATATTTATCAGGCCCTCGCCGACCGGATCGGCGAGCCACTCCTCGTCGAGGTCGAGTACGTAGTGTCCGAAGAGCGCGGCCAACAGCCTGCCGACCGCGGGATCGTTGAGACCGAGTCGGTTGGGTCCTAACCCGGTGCTGGCGACTCGCTACCGCATGACGACAGCGTCCTGTGGGTCGTACTCCATCTGTGTCGCCACAGTCGCGGCCACTTCGTCGCCGAACTCGCGGGCGACGAGATGGAATGCGAGGTCCAGCCCAGCGGTGACACCCCCAGCGGTCACGAGATCGCCGTCGTCGACCACCCGCCCGTCGACGAGATCGGCCCGTGAGTCTCGTAGTTCGTCGCGTGCGCTCGCGTGTGTCGTTGCTGGTCGACCGTCAGTCACTCCGGCCCGCGCCAGCAGCATCCCGCCGGTACAGACCGCTGCGAGGTCGACGCCCTCGTCGTGAAGTCGGGCGATTGCCTCAGGCAGGTCGCCCCGTTCGGCTTCAGCCCACGCGCCGGTCTCGCCGCGGGCCCCCCATTGGCCACCTGGCACGACCAGGAGATGGGGATCGAGGTCGTCGAGTCGGTGGTTGATGCCGATCCGGAGCCCGTGGCTCGCGGTGATCTCCGTTGCGTCGTCGAGTGTACAGAGCGTAACTTCGAGCTCCGCGCCCGCATTTCGGGCGTTCTCGAAGACCTCGAAGGGAGCGATGGCGTCGAGTTCGTCGACGCCCTCGAAGACGACGATTGCGATATGCATGGCTGTGCTCGGCTGGGTGTCAAAAAAAGGGTTCCGCCGGTGTTACTCGGTGTCAGGCTCGACCGAGGGGGTTGTCGACCCACCGGACGAACCAACGAGGTTTCGGATGTTTGCAACCGGGTTCGGTTTGCCGGTGATCGTCTGGAGGACGTACATCGCGATGATGGCCGCGAACGACCCGAACTGAACGACCCGCGAGGGGTGGACCATTGTCACGATTCCGAGCACGAAGAAGGCGACACCGGCACCGAGCGAGACCGCCTTGCCGAAGCCGAAGCGGTAGTTGATGCCGTGGATCACCGCGATCGCGCCGATCATCGCCAGCGACCCCGAGATCAACGTCTGGGTGCCGAACTCCGCCGAGACGATCTCCGGATGGTAGATGAACGTGAACGGCAGAATGAACAGCGGCGCGGAGATCTTGATCGCCTCCAGGCAACTCTTCCAGAAGTCCGCCCCCGCGATCCCGCAGGCCACCGCCACACAGGTCGCGATCGGCGGCGTCAGCCCCGCGAGGATCGCCGCGTAGAACACGAAGAAGTGGCTCGCGAACTGCGGCAGCAGGAACTGGTTTGTCAGCGTCGGCGCGATCAGCAACGCGACGATCGTATACGAGGCGGTCGTCGGCATACCGAGTCCGAGGACGATACAGATGATCATTGCTAAGATCGCCGCCACCAGCAGGATGCCGCCCGAGAGATCCATCAGCGTCAGCGAGATCTTGGTCGGCACGCCGGTCGCAGTGAGGATGTCGACGACGCCGTTGATCGCCGCGAGGATGATCGTCACTGGCGCGAGGACGACGACGCCCTCACGCATCCCGTTGAGCGTCTCCCAGACGCTCCGCGTGGCGGATTCGCCAGCCGTCTCGTCGCTAACACCAGTCAGCGACTGCAGCATCGGGATGATCGTCCCGGTGGCGACCATCGAGACCGCGGTGTAGAGCGCGGCGGTCATCACGGTGACCTGCACGATGCCCAGTAGGTAGATGAGGATGGCAAGCGGGAGGCCGTATTTGACGAGTTCGGTGAGGAACTCGCTGCGTGGCATCGCATCCTGGATCAGGATCTCAGGGTCGACGTCGTCGAGCTGCGGCACCGAGACGTAGTGGACCGCGATGGCGATCGTCACCACGAGGATCGCCGCCGGGATCAGCCCCGCGACGATCACGTCGGCGTAGGTGACGCCCGTAATGAGCGACGCCATAATGAAGGCTGCCGCACCCATGACCGGCGGCAGCACTTGGCCGGAAGTCGAGGCGACAGCCTCGATGGCTCCGGCGGTTTCGGGTTTCATCCCGTTGCGCTTCATCAGCGGGATCGTGAACGAACCGGTCATCCCGGCGTTTGCGGTCTGGCTCCCGTTGACCGAGCCGATGACTGCGCTCGCGAGAACCGCGGTTTGGGCAATCCCCGAATCGATGTACCGGGCCGACCGGAACGCCAGCCGCATGATGAGGTCGAACGCGCCGTAGGACTTCAGGAAGCCCGCATACAGCAGGAACAACGCGATCCACGCGGCGACGAGCTGGGTCAGGAAGCCGAAGAAGCCGTCGACGCTGATGACGAGCGTCCGCAGGATCCGCTCCCACGTGAGCCCGCCGTGTGAGAGCGCTCCCGGTGCGAACGCCCCGTAGCGCCCGTACAGAATGCCGAGGAAGATCACCGACAGGAACGTGAGTCCGAAGGAACGCCACGTGAGATAAATGATGACGAACGTGAACACGATCGCCATGATGTACTCGTTGGTAGCCGCCCGGCCGAGTCCGGAGACGTACAGCTCCTGGAAGTTCGTCGCGATGTAGGTGATCGTCACCAACACATCGAGCGCCGAAAACGTCAGTAGCCCGGCATGGAGTCGATTCCCGGGTCCGTAGGCCGTCTTCAAATCCTCGATGATGTGTCCGCGGCCGCCGCCCGCCATATCCATGAGCTCCGAGAGGACGTACAGTTCGAGGACCCCACCGAGGAAAATCACCCCGTAGTAGGCCCGTGCCCACGTCTGGTCCCATGCGTACCAAATAATGACCGCCCAGAACGGGAGCGAACACAGGATCAGCAGGTTCCGCAGCGAGAACGTCTCTGCATCCCCTGGCTGTTCGGTATCGAACCCGACCTCGGTGTCGGTCTCAGTCGACTCGTCGGTTGTATCACTCATAATTGGTCGATCCGTGTTCCTATCACGCCACGCTGCCCGTTCGACCGATAATTGTCTCTTTGCATGCTATGTGGTTGAAATATGGTTGGTCGTGTGTACTCCGTGAGGGGACCGACGGGGTGAGACGCGCTACTCGTTGGTCTCGCCGCGTGTCCACTCGTCGTTCCAGGCGTCGTTGGCCTCCCAGTAGTCGGCGACACCGGGGTGGACCTCCAGATCGGGGATAACCGCCTCGGTCATCGAGTCGACGCCCGAGTGGTCGAGGGCCGTCGGGTCGGCATCACGGATCGTATCGCCGTGTTCGGCCGAGAGGCGAGCGACTTCCTCGGTTGCTTCGGCGGGCACGTCCGGACCGAAGGCCCACTGACCGGCCAGCACCCACGAGGTGGTCGAATCGGTGATGCCGGTGACGTCCTGCTCCCAGCCGTAGGGTTCGAGCGTCTTCTTGAGTGCGCCCGGCGTCGCGTCGATGGCGTCCTCGAAGTTCTGGTCGACCTCCATGAGGTTGAGGTTGCCACCACTGCGGACGTCGACCTCCTGGACCCAACTCGAGAGCTCCGCGCCGTTGGCCCCGTACACACAGAGCGCGTCGACCCGGCCCTCCTCGACAGCGCCCGGAATGTCGCTGGTGTTGGAGTTGTTGATCTCGTTGTTCTCCCACAGCCCTGCCTCTTTGATGATCTCCTCGGTGAGGAGTCGCGTCCCGAAGCCGGGCTGGATCGGGTAGATCGTGTAGCCGCCGTCCTGGAGGTCGGCGGTCGACTCGATGCCCGAGTCCTCCATCGCAACCCAGTGCATCTCGAGGTTCGTGAACACGAACCCTTGCATCGGCAGCGAGTCGACGGGCTCCTCGGCGAACGGCCCCTCCTCGTTCATCGCCTTCGACAGCGAGTTGTTGTCGACACCCATGCTGGAGATGTTGTCGCCGTCGAACTCGTAGAGGTTCGCCGTCCAGCCGTCGGTGACCTGCACCGAGATATCGAGGATATCGCTGTGCTGGCTTGCCGCACGAGCAAGCGCCTGCCCGGCTTGCTGTGTCGAACTCCCCGAGGACGTTCCGCCGATGGAGATCTGGTAACTCTCGCTGTCACCCTCGCCATCGCCACCACCGGTACAGCCCGCGGTCGTGATCACACCGAGTGTTGCAGCACCTTTGAGCATGTCCCGACGGCCGAGGTTATGTTCTGTCATGAACGTTATACCCATTTTCGAAAGTCAGTATAAATCTAACGGTTGTAGTTAAAAAAGATAGATAATTTGAATGATTAGCCCATAATACAGGTTTGTGGTATGCGAAAGTTTAAAATAAGTAACACTATTTATCACCATATACTGCTCTTGTCGGCTATCAGTGTGGTGTTATCCGGCGACGAAGACCGGCCGCTCGCCCTGCAGAATGACGCCTTGCGTGACGCTCCCGAACACAGCCTTGCCGACCGGCGTTCGTCGCCGACCGGCGATGAGGATGGCCTCGACATCGAGCTCCTCGGCGGCCTCGATGATGCGGTCGGTCGGTTTCCCCTGTGTCTCGACGACGTCGACCGGCATGCCGGCGGCTTCGATTTCGTCGACGGCCTGTTCGACGGTCTCTGGAACACCCTGGAGCTCCCCGATGGCCTTGTTGACCGAGTCGATGATGGATTTGCCCGCCTCGTCGGGCATCGTGTCGACCTCCTCGTGAACATAAAGCACGGTCACGGTGATCTCGTCGTCTCCCGGCAGCGTCGTCAGCGTCTCGAGCTGTTTGGCGAGTCGATCTTCATCGCCGTCGACCGGTAGCAGCACGTGATACATAGCTCAGGATTCATCACGATATATAATATATGTTTCGAGACATTGGCATCGTGAAAAATTGACAACAGGATGAATGTATGAATCGGGAATCGGTTCGCTATCTGCGAGGGGCCGCTCGCGGCTCTCGGCCGCTACCGGCGAACTGCGTCGGTTGGCGGTCACGACCGGATCAATAATTATTAGCCACCCAGTGTAACTATCAAATCTCGTGGACACCAACGACCGATCAATTGTCGGATTTGTAATGGTTAGCCACTCGATGGTCCACATTTACGAGCTGTCGGTGCCGATTTTGATGACGGTGTGGCTGGTGGAGTTTTCGACGACATCGGCTGTCCTGGGGACGGCGGCGGCGATCGGCTACGGGTTGTTCGGCGTCGGTGCCCTGCCTGGCGGGCTGTTGGTCGATCGGTTCGGGTCCCGTCGGCTCATCGTCGCCTGTCTGGTCGGGATGTCTGCGTCCTTCATCGTCCTGAGCCTCGCACCGGGGGTCGTCGGCATCACGGTCGCCCTCGCGCTGTGGGGACTTGCCGCCAGCGTCTACCACCCGGCCGGACTGACACTCATCAGCAACGGGGTCCAGGATCGTGGGCAGGCCTTCGCCTACCACGGGATGGCTGGCAACGCTGGCATCGCTGGCGGCCCGCTTGTGACGGCGCTGCTCTTGCTCACCTTCGAGTGGCGGCTCGTGGCGGCAATCCTCGCTGTTCCGGCCGCGATCACGGCCGTCATCGGACTCACGGTCTCGTTCGATCCGACCGCCGCCGTCGGCGTCGATGACGGCGATCAGAATCAACGCTCTCCGGCGAGCCTCGCAGCGTTCGGCAGCGAGACACGGCGGCTGTTTACGATCGGCTTTCTGTTGGTGTTCTGTATCGTCTCGTTCAACGGGCTCTACTACCGAGGGGTGCTAACCTTCCTGCCGGAGCTCCTCGGTGACTTCCTGACAGCGGCTGTCGGTGACCTCCAGCTCGGCCTCTTCGATCCCGACAGCCCGGTGGCCGCCGAGTTCGACCTCTCGCGGTATTTGTATGCCGGACTGCTGACCGTCGGCATCGGTGGTCAGTATCTGGGCGGTCGGCTCACCGACCGCATCGAACCGGACCGTGGGCTGACGATCATGCTCGGTGTGCTCACGACTATCGCCATCGTGTTCGTTCCCCTGGTCGAAACCGGGCTTGCGGGGCTGTTGGTCGGGAGTTTCGTCCTCGGCGTCGCTCTGTTTGCGATCCAGCCACTGTCGCAGGCGACGATCGCCAAATACTCCCTGCCGGAGTCCCGCGGGCTGTCGTTCGGCTACACCTACCTCGCCATCTTCGGGATCGGTGCCCTCGGCGCGGCGATCACCGGCACAGTGCTCACCTACAGCTCCGTTTCGGTCATGTTCCTCGTCCTTGCGAGCTTTTCTGTGATCGGTGTCTCGCTGGGGATTACGCTGCTCCGGCGACAGTAGCGCCTTGCCCAACCCCTTACATCCGAGTTACTCTTGGGAATCCGTGGAACCGACCGCCGCCTGAGACTGAGTTGGCGGCTCCTGGCGGATCACCCGGACGATAAACAGGGTTGCAAACAGCGAGAGCCCGGCGAGCATGAACCAGCTGGCCCGATACCCCATCACGTCCGACAGATAGCCGAACGTCGGCGGGGCGACGAGCGCGCCGGTGACGAGGGCGAGCTGTCCGCCTCCGGTCGCGCTCCCCATCTCCTCGGCCGGGACCAGCGTTGCCATACAGGAAAAGTAGATGCCGGTAAAACCCAGTGCGAAAAAGCCGACTCCAACGAACAGCGCAGCCGCGAGCAGCCGACTGTCGACGAGACCGACAGCGACGAACAGCACGGCGCTGGCGGCGGCCTGAACAAGGAGAATCGTCCCGATTCGTCGCCGGGGCTCGCCCGGCAGTACATCACTCAGCCAGCCGGTGACGACACGGCCGGCGCTGCCCGAGACCTGGATCGCAGCGAGCACCAATCCGCCGAAGGAGACTGTCGCTCCCACCGACTCATTGATGTAGATAATCGTGTAGCCGGTCGTTGTGAACAGTCCCGCGCCGAGACAGACCCCGACCACCGTCAGCGACAGGTAGGGGGTGTTGTCCAGGAGGGCACGATACTCGGGATACTCGGCCTCGTCGTCGACCGGTTGGCCCCGGTAGGCGATCCAGAAGGCGGCCGCGACGACGATTCCGACCGCCGCGGCAACGTAGAACCCAGCCTCCCAGAACAGTATCCCTGCGATCCCGGTCACCAGCAGCGCGCTCGCGCCGCTGCCGGCAGTCACGCCGACCTGTTTGATGCCGACCGCGAGGTTCTGTCGACCCACGGGTACGTTGTCGAAGATGGCCTTGTTCGTTCCCGGCATCGCCGTTCCGTACAGCGATCCAAGGAGGAAGGTCCCGATGAGTAACGTCGGGTACGACCACGCACCGGCGACGAGCACCGAGCCAATCGAGAGCCCGATCAGGCCGATCGTGAGCATCCGCCGCTCGCCGAACCGGTCTGTCATCGCACCCAGCGGGAGCAGAAACGCAGCGTAGCCGAGCGACAGCGCTGTCAGAACCAATCCGACCTGTGCTCCCGAGAGCCCGAACTCGTCCCGGAAAAAGGGTGTTGCAGCGAAGACGGTGTAGTAACAGATACTCGCCGCGAGTTGCCACAGGAACACGAGTGACAGAATCCGACGGACGTTCATTGGCTCGCCCTTTGTTGAAGCCAGTATAAAATACTCAGCATTCCGTCGAGTCAATCGACACCTTCGAACTTCGTATAGCAGCATATAATTTATGTGTCGGCTACACATCGGCAATCACTGGATCGAACGTCGACACGATAGGTAACAGACTCCACAAACGGGTCGCTGACTCTTCGCGTTCGACACATCGCACCGATGACGACGTTGCAGTAGCACACATATCGTGTGACGGACGCGATATCGTCGCAGTCGATTGATCGAACCGAAGACGGAGCCCCGGGCCGACTACCTGGGAGCGATTTTTGGCACTCCAAGACGCGAGGCCGACCTTTGGAAGCGGGAGGTGGTCGCTGTAGCTGTTGGCCCTCTGTTGGTCGACCGTCGGATGTAGGTAGTCGGCAGCCGAACCGCGAACTATGACACTCCGCGCGTGGTTCGGAACCAACAGGCCGATCGTCGGGATGGTGCATCTCGACCCGCTTCCCGGGGCTCCAGGAGCCACAGATGGGCTTGCAATCGTCTGTGAGGCCGCAGGGATGCTGATAGACTAGCCACAGGCGGCGTCGACGGCCTCATGATCGAAAACTACGGTGACGCCCCGTTCTACCCCGACGGCGTGCCGAAACACACCGTCGCCGCGATGACACGCGTTGGGACTGCGGTTAGCGAGGCTGTCGACTGCCCCGTCGGCATCAACGTCCTGCGGAACGACGCCGAGGCGGCGCTCTCGGTCGCCGCAGTCATCGACGCCGACTACGTTCGGGTCAACGTCCACACCGGTGCGGTAGTTTCTGATCAGGGCGTCATCGAGGGCCAGGCCCACGAAACCCTGCGACTCCGCGAGCAGCTCGGTGTCGACACGAAGATTCTGGCCGATGTCGACGTCAAACACGCCGCTCGCTGCCGAGCGCTCGGTCGGCAACCAGTTCGCCGATCTCGTCGAGCGAGGGCTGGCCGACGGCGTGATCGTCAGCGGCGCTGGGACCGGTGCGGCGGTCGACACAGACACCCTCGAACGGATCGCCGCGGCTCGGTCCGACCGGGGTCTGTCGACGCCGCTTTTCGTCGGCAGCGGCCTCACCGCCGACTCGGTCGACCAACTGCTGGCCGTAGCTGACGGCGCGATCGTCGGCACTGCACTGAAAGACGGTGGCCAAACCACGAATCCGATCGATGTCGACCGGGTCGAGGCGTTGATGACTGCCGTCGAGGCAGTCCGTACGTAGCCCACTCCGCAACCAGTATCAGAATTCAGACTTTTTTGCCGTTAGAGGTGTTCGGAAGTCGACCTCATTTCTCACATCAATCGAGCGTTGCCGACTACCCGTTCCGATTCGACACGGTTGTTGGCGTGAGTTGAACGGAGCCGAGTCAATCACGATACCAATATCTATTAATTCGAAATCACGATTCCGAATAACTGTGCTAACGTAATATCGTCTGTAGTAATAACAAATAGCGGATTTTGTGATTGCAGCTCAGACGATATTCTTGTTCACACCGGTACTAAGTGGTTGTAGAACAGCGGATAAGATCCCTTATCGACTGTCGTACAGTCAGATTGAAGTGAGTGTGTGCGAACTCCTCTGTATGGCCGAGGAGTCGGATACTGAACGGTCGACTGTCATGACGTACGTCCCAGCGTATCAAAAACAGGAGTGGAAAGCCCACGCCGAAGAGCTCGGGATGAGTCAGGCCGAGTATGTCAGAACTATGGTACAAGCCGGGCGAAAGGGGTTCGAGATCGACACTGAGAGCCCAGATATGGAGGGGTCTTCTGACCCCTCTGACCCCAGGGGTAGCGGCCTCGAAACACGGGTCCTCGATGCGCTCGATTCGGCCGATTCGTTGTCGTGGGACGAGTTAGTCGACTCACTTTCGAACGATTTTGAGGATCGACTGGAGGAGACGCTCGACTCGTTACAGGATACAAACCGGATTCGGTACAGTGGCCGCGACGGCGGGTATCGGGTGGTCGACCAATGAGTTCGACTGCTACCAACGACGATCCGGACGATCCGATTGCGTACTTCCTCGAAGATCTCACGTTCCATGGGAAAACCGAGCGGACTCGGGAGGCCTACGGCAGAGTCCTCCGGCGGTTCGAGTCGTTTCTAGCCGACCGCACCGCTGGCTCGACAGCAACCCCCGCCGAAGCAACACACCGAGACTGTATGGCATGGGTCCATAGCCTTCGCGGAACAGTCGCCGACAGCACGATTGCCAGCTACGCCGCCTATCTCCACCGGTTTTACGCCTACATGACCCAAGTCGGCGTCTTCGAGGCGAACCCGATGACGCTGGTCGTCGAGGAGATGGACGAAACCATCGAGAAAGACCCCGCACGCCGTGAGATCGGCGTCGACCGAATGCGGTCATTTGTCTCCGGAATCCACCACCCACTCGACCGTGCGCTCATCGTTACCCTACTTAAAACAGGAATGCGTGTTGGCGAACTCTGCAACCTCGATCTCCGTGATATCGCCCTCGACGATTCAGCAGTTGCGGCCGCCTTCGAGACAGATCCCCGGCCACAGCTCGATACCCGTCCGGATTCGCTCTACGTCGACAGCGACCCCTCGCGCGGTACAGTAGTCAACGGCGAGGAGCGAACCGCCTCGAACAAACGTAAACGACCAACGGTGATACCTATCGATGACGAGCTTAAAACCGAACTCAAACGCTGGCTTGCGGTACGGCCCGATAGCCAGTCGACTGCTGAACCGTTGTTCGTCTACACCGTGGGCGACTGGGGGGACCGACTCACGCCGCGAGCAGTCCGAAACGTGGTCTCCGACCATGCCCGCGAGATGGGCTGGTATCGCACGGGCGGTGACGCCTCCGAAAACGTCACGCCCCACTACTTCCGGCACTTTTTCACAACTCACCTCCGTGAGCGAACCGGCGACCGCGGCATCGTCAAATACCTCCGTGGCGACGTGGCCGACGACATCATCGACACTTACACCCACAACTGGGGCGATCAGGTCCGCGAAACGTACGAGGCCAACATCTACACGCTAACCGGTCGACAATAATATTGCCAGAAGATTAGGTATTGTATATAAATTCAAAAACAGCAATTGCTGTTTCATCTACGACTCATAAATCATATACTGCTATACTAATATAGGTCTCATAGTGGATCTAAGAGCGGGGAATTATTCCACTGGCAGATGGCCCATTTACGGTCGACAGCCTCGACGCTCATCGTTCCCTGCGGTCGACTGTCGTGAAATCGGGCAGTTGGCGGTCAGTCTCTTAGTTGAGGGGCACATAGTTGGTGTCTATGCCCAGCGTCTCCCAGTCCATTTCCTTCGGTAAACGGGTCAAGACGGAGTTCTCCGAGAAGAACGTCACGTTCATGGCGGGCGGCATCGCGTACAACGCGTTGGTTTCGTTGGCTCCGCTTTTGATCTTACTTGTCCTTGCGGTCTCGTTTGTCGGCGGGGGGTTGGAGGATCGATTGGTGTCGGCCGCCGAAGAATCGCTGCCGGGACCGATAGCCGATGTCGTCACACAGATTTTCACCGCCGGTGCGGCCACCGGCGTTTCGGTTATCGGCCTCATCGTCCTCATCTGGGGGACGCTCAAGGTCTTCCGCGGCCTCGACACCGCCTTTTCGGAGATCTACGAGACCGAAGACGACAACTCGTTCGTCGACCAGATCGTCGACGGACTCGTCGTGTTGGTCGCGCTCGTTATCGCGATCATTGCGACCATTGTCGCCACGACCGTGTTTGGGATCTTTGCGGACACCATCCCGTACATCGGCGTTCTGACACCGCTCGTGCTTATCGCGGGGCTCGTCGTTGCATTTTTCCCGATCTACTATCGCTTTCCCGACGCCGACCTCGGCTGGCGAGACGTCCTTCCGGGAGTGGTGTTCGCTGCAGTCGGCTGGGCGGCACTCCAAGGGTTGTTCCAACTGTATCTCGCGTTCACCAGTGGCTCCGATAGCGTCTTCGGTGGCGTGATTGTCGTCATCACGTGGCTGTATTTCTCGGGTTTGGTGCTCCTGTTGGGTGCGGTTCTGAATGCTGTCGTCGGGGGCCACTCATCGGGCGCAGCCGGTGGCGTTGGCAGTGCCGCCACAGGTGCAGAGCGTCCAGTCGACGCGACCGAACTTGATCGTGCGGAGCTGGCGAGCTACCTGCGTGAACTCCGGCAGCAACTCACCGGCGAGTACGAGGAGATGGAGCCTGAGGCGATGGTATGGGCCGAACGCCAACCGGAGAACAACGTCGAGATTCAGGACCGCGACGGCACGCTCCGGAAATACCGACCGATTACCACACCGGACGACACCGTGTCGGTGATCGAACACACCAGCCACACCGATGGACGGGAGCAGTCGGTCACGATCCGCTGGCGAACTCCTGACGACGAGGCGGACAGCTAACGGTGGTATCTGCGCGGAGGTTCGATTACGTGACGAAGACATGACAGAATGGAGCCGAGCGACGTACCAATCAATCCCTAGATGAGTTCCTGATCGTATCCAATGGCTTTTCCGCGTGTCGGACGTCATTCGCCCATGACGATTGCTACCGGTGACTCTGTCACCCTCGAATACACGGGTCGACTGGACGACGGGACCGTTTTCGATACCTCGAAAGAGTCGGTTGCCAAAGAAGAAGGAATCGCGCAGGCGCAGCCGGATCGAGAGTACGAACCGCTGACCGTCGAAATCGGCGCAGGCCAGATCATCGAAGGGATGGAAGACGGACTGGTCGGTCTCGACGCAGGCGAGGAGACGACCCTCGAAATCCCACCCGAAGAGGCCTACGGCGAGTGGAGCCAAGAGCAGGTCCAAGAGTTCGACACCGACGAACTCGTCGAGATGCTCGGCCAGACCCCCGAGGAAGGCGCGTTCCTCGAAGCCCAGAACGGCCAGCACGGCGAAATCACCCACGTCGACGACGAGGTCGTCAAAGTGGACTTCAACCCTGACCTCGCGGGCGAAACCCTCGAATTCGACGTCGAGATCGTCGACGTCAACTGAGGCCGACCTCATAGTTCAGCGAAGTTCTTACCTATCTACCGACCAACTAGCAACCATGAGCGAAGCAACTGACGAGCCGCCGATCACGCTGTACCGACTGCAGGCCTGTCCGTTCTGTGAGCGTGTCGTCCGGAAACTCGACGA
This sequence is a window from Halohasta litchfieldiae. Protein-coding genes within it:
- a CDS encoding tyrosine-type recombinase/integrase, whose product is MSSTATNDDPDDPIAYFLEDLTFHGKTERTREAYGRVLRRFESFLADRTAGSTATPAEATHRDCMAWVHSLRGTVADSTIASYAAYLHRFYAYMTQVGVFEANPMTLVVEEMDETIEKDPARREIGVDRMRSFVSGIHHPLDRALIVTLLKTGMRVGELCNLDLRDIALDDSAVAAAFETDPRPQLDTRPDSLYVDSDPSRGTVVNGEERTASNKRKRPTVIPIDDELKTELKRWLAVRPDSQSTAEPLFVYTVGDWGDRLTPRAVRNVVSDHAREMGWYRTGGDASENVTPHYFRHFFTTHLRERTGDRGIVKYLRGDVADDIIDTYTHNWGDQVRETYEANIYTLTGRQ
- a CDS encoding MFS transporter, with amino-acid sequence MVSHSMVHIYELSVPILMTVWLVEFSTTSAVLGTAAAIGYGLFGVGALPGGLLVDRFGSRRLIVACLVGMSASFIVLSLAPGVVGITVALALWGLAASVYHPAGLTLISNGVQDRGQAFAYHGMAGNAGIAGGPLVTALLLLTFEWRLVAAILAVPAAITAVIGLTVSFDPTAAVGVDDGDQNQRSPASLAAFGSETRRLFTIGFLLVFCIVSFNGLYYRGVLTFLPELLGDFLTAAVGDLQLGLFDPDSPVAAEFDLSRYLYAGLLTVGIGGQYLGGRLTDRIEPDRGLTIMLGVLTTIAIVFVPLVETGLAGLLVGSFVLGVALFAIQPLSQATIAKYSLPESRGLSFGYTYLAIFGIGALGAAITGTVLTYSSVSVMFLVLASFSVIGVSLGITLLRRQ
- a CDS encoding universal stress protein; this encodes MYHVLLPVDGDEDRLAKQLETLTTLPGDDEITVTVLYVHEEVDTMPDEAGKSIIDSVNKAIGELQGVPETVEQAVDEIEAAGMPVDVVETQGKPTDRIIEAAEELDVEAILIAGRRRTPVGKAVFGSVTQGVILQGERPVFVAG
- a CDS encoding TRAP transporter permease, with the translated sequence MSDTTDESTETDTEVGFDTEQPGDAETFSLRNLLILCSLPFWAVIIWYAWDQTWARAYYGVIFLGGVLELYVLSELMDMAGGGRGHIIEDLKTAYGPGNRLHAGLLTFSALDVLVTITYIATNFQELYVSGLGRAATNEYIMAIVFTFVIIYLTWRSFGLTFLSVIFLGILYGRYGAFAPGALSHGGLTWERILRTLVISVDGFFGFLTQLVAAWIALFLLYAGFLKSYGAFDLIMRLAFRSARYIDSGIAQTAVLASAVIGSVNGSQTANAGMTGSFTIPLMKRNGMKPETAGAIEAVASTSGQVLPPVMGAAAFIMASLITGVTYADVIVAGLIPAAILVVTIAIAVHYVSVPQLDDVDPEILIQDAMPRSEFLTELVKYGLPLAILIYLLGIVQVTVMTAALYTAVSMVATGTIIPMLQSLTGVSDETAGESATRSVWETLNGMREGVVVLAPVTIILAAINGVVDILTATGVPTKISLTLMDLSGGILLVAAILAMIICIVLGLGMPTTASYTIVALLIAPTLTNQFLLPQFASHFFVFYAAILAGLTPPIATCVAVACGIAGADFWKSCLEAIKISAPLFILPFTFIYHPEIVSAEFGTQTLISGSLAMIGAIAVIHGINYRFGFGKAVSLGAGVAFFVLGIVTMVHPSRVVQFGSFAAIIAMYVLQTITGKPNPVANIRNLVGSSGGSTTPSVEPDTE
- a CDS encoding TAXI family TRAP transporter solute-binding subunit — its product is MTEHNLGRRDMLKGAATLGVITTAGCTGGGDGEGDSESYQISIGGTSSGSSTQQAGQALARAASQHSDILDISVQVTDGWTANLYEFDGDNISSMGVDNNSLSKAMNEEGPFAEEPVDSLPMQGFVFTNLEMHWVAMEDSGIESTADLQDGGYTIYPIQPGFGTRLLTEEIIKEAGLWENNEINNSNTSDIPGAVEEGRVDALCVYGANGAELSSWVQEVDVRSGGNLNLMEVDQNFEDAIDATPGALKKTLEPYGWEQDVTGITDSTTSWVLAGQWAFGPDVPAEATEEVARLSAEHGDTIRDADPTALDHSGVDSMTEAVIPDLEVHPGVADYWEANDAWNDEWTRGETNE
- a CDS encoding MFS transporter, which produces MNVRRILSLVFLWQLAASICYYTVFAATPFFRDEFGLSGAQVGLVLTALSLGYAAFLLPLGAMTDRFGERRMLTIGLIGLSIGSVLVAGAWSYPTLLIGTFLLGSLYGTAMPGTNKAIFDNVPVGRQNLAVGIKQVGVTAGSGASALLVTGIAGILFWEAGFYVAAAVGIVVAAAFWIAYRGQPVDDEAEYPEYRALLDNTPYLSLTVVGVCLGAGLFTTTGYTIIYINESVGATVSFGGLVLAAIQVSGSAGRVVTGWLSDVLPGEPRRRIGTILLVQAAASAVLFVAVGLVDSRLLAAALFVGVGFFALGFTGIYFSCMATLVPAEEMGSATGGGQLALVTGALVAPPTFGYLSDVMGYRASWFMLAGLSLFATLFIVRVIRQEPPTQSQAAVGSTDSQE
- a CDS encoding DUF5805 domain-containing protein, whose translation is MAEESDTERSTVMTYVPAYQKQEWKAHAEELGMSQAEYVRTMVQAGRKGFEIDTESPDMEGSSDPSDPRGSGLETRVLDALDSADSLSWDELVDSLSNDFEDRLEETLDSLQDTNRIRYSGRDGGYRVVDQ
- a CDS encoding DJ-1/PfpI family protein, which produces MHIAIVVFEGVDELDAIAPFEVFENARNAGAELEVTLCTLDDATEITASHGLRIGINHRLDDLDPHLLVVPGGQWGARGETGAWAEAERGDLPEAIARLHDEGVDLAAVCTGGMLLARAGVTDGRPATTHASARDELRDSRADLVDGRVVDDGDLVTAGGVTAGLDLAFHLVAREFGDEVAATVATQMEYDPQDAVVMR